The nucleotide window ATTCAATCATTGCCTGTTTGATTACCAAAGATCCTTTTTGATTTGGCAGCAAAAAATAAGAATAGCTTTTTTCGAAAGAAGTTTTTCCGTTTATCCAAGACTGACTTACCTGCTGACTTGGGCCGGCAATAATTCTAAAGCCTTCAAAAGAGGGTTGCACAAAATTATCTCCATCAATATTCATCACAAAATCGATACGAAGTCTCTCGTTGAGTCCAAGCGTCGTTTTGCTCACCCTTGCCTCAAACTGCACTTGAGCCAAAAGTCCCTGAAAACATAATAGGAATAAAATTAAATATCGTTTCATTACTTATTTTTAACTTTTTGGGGGGATTTTGAAATTCTTTAATGTTGTTTAAAATGGTTTAAGGTTGTTTAAAGTTTAAACCTTTTTTCTTACCAGTCTTTCTCTGTTTTCACTGGAGAACCTTTCATTTTATTGGCATTTACCTTGTCTTGTATTTTCTTTTCTTCATTATTAACGGCGTCCAAAAGATTGTCTGTTCGTTGTTTCGATATATCACTAGGTTTTGGTTTTGGTTGTCCCTGATCATTTTTAGGTTTATCTTCTTTTTTATTTTGATCACCCTCTTTTTTGTCGTCCTTTTTATCTTTATTATTGTCTTTATTCTTATCGTTTTTGTCGTCTTTTTTGTCCTTATTTTTGTCTTTATCTTTGTCTTTGTTTTTATCTTTATTCTTATCGTTTTTTGGTGGCGGATTATCTTTCAGCATTTTTTTGGCCAAAGCATAATTGTAACGTGTTTCTTCATCTGTTGGATCATTTCGCAAAGCATTTTTATAGGCTTCTACAGCTTGGGTATAATCTTTCTCTTTCATGAAAACATTCCCCATATTATGAAACGCTTTGTGTTTTTGGGGTCTTGTTTTCAGGCTTTTCAAAGCATTCGCATACGCAAATTTGGATTCCGAAAATTGATTTTGTCTGTAAATAGAATTTCCCAAATTATATGAAGACACTGTTCTGCCTGGGAATTTAGAATGTGAAATTCTATAATCTGCTTCGGCATCCGCAAAATTTTTGGCTACATATTCTTCATTTGCTTTTGGCAAAACTTTATCTTTCTCTTGGGCGTTGGCCACAAAAGTTAAAAGCAATAGTAGTAGGTATATAATTCTATTTTTCATTTTCTTTAAGATGTTCCTTTCAAAGTAGTAACTAACAAATACATCACTAGTTATCTTGATTTTCTTTTTATTTATTTTCGTTAAATAAATTCAGTTTGTTTACCCAGCTTGTTTTTCTTTCCAGGAAGAAAACATCCACAAACAACAATACAAACCCAAATCCTAAAAACCATTGAAATTGTGATTGGAAATCGGCCATTTGCGTAGCTTCAAATTCTGTTTTTTGAATTTTATCCAATGCCGCTTTTATATATTCCAAAACTTCTTTGGTATTATTTCCGTATACATAACCTCCTTTTGTCGCCTTCCCGATTGCCTCCAAATTTTTGGCATCGAGTTTTGTCACAACAATATTTCCTTCGTTGTCTCTTTTATAACTTTCGACAACTCCATTTCTTTTCAAAGGAATAGTGCCTCCTTTTTCGGTTCCAACTCCTATGGTTATAATTTTTATCCCTAGCTTATTGGCCTCTTCGGCAGCGGCTTCGGCTCCTTCAGAGTGGTCTTCTCCGTCTGAAATCATTATCAACAACTTGCTCGTTTTTTTGTCATCAAAAAAAGTAGCCGATGTTTTGATGGCTTCATCAAGTGATGTTCCTACGGATGAAACCATATCGGTATTTGTGCTTTGTAGAAACATTTTGGCAACACTATAATCAGTCGTGATGGGCAGCACCGGAAAAGCGTTTCCTGCATAAGCCACAATTCCTATTCTGTCATTCCCCAACTGATTAATAATTTGTGATACGATTTGTTTGCTTTTTTCCAAACGACTTGGAGCAACATCTTCACAAAGCATACTTTTGGAAACATCCAATGCAAATACAATGTCGATTCCTTCCCTTTTTACAGTCTCCACCTTGGTACCAATTTTAGGGTTTACCAATCCTAAAATCAAGGCTATTAATCCCAAAAGCAAAACGGTCAATTTCAAAAAAGGCTTAAAAACAGAGCGTTCAGGGCTTAGTCTTTTGATTACTTCTAAATCTCCAAACTCACGTTGTTTCTTTCTTTTCCAATATAAATTAAACAGGAAAAGTACCGCCACAACTGGCAATATAAAAAGAAGGTATAAATATTTTGATTCGTCTAATTCCATTTTATTTAACCACTAAGGTCACTAAGTTTTCACTAAGTTCACAAAATTAATTGTAAAACTATCTTTTATAAAGTTCCATTTATTACTCTTTTAACACCATTCTTCAATAAATTAACATTGAAATTAATTAACAATCCTAATTTACAATTTGACAATCTTAAGTAAGTTAACAGCTGAGCCAAATGAACATCATTCAAGGCCTCAACAGATTTAATCTCAACAATAAATTTATTTTCGATAATAATATCTATTCTATATCCTGCATCCAGTTTCACATCTTCATAAACCAGAGGTAATTGCTTTTGCTTCTCAATTTTTAAATTGTGCTTTTTTAACTCATAAAACAAACATTCTTCATAAGCACTTTCCAATAAACCTGGCCCCAAAACCTGATGAACTTTTAATGCACTTTCAAAAACAATTTTTGATATATCGTTTTCGCTCATATTTATTTTGGCTTTTTATTTCGTTTACTTTGTGCCCTTTGCGCATTCTCTGTGTACTTTGTGTTTAAGCCTATAAAAAACTTCTATACACAGTGTTGCGTAAACCTATTTCCAATAATAGTAAAAACCCGGCAATTAAAGCAAAAGGTCTGAATTTTTCGTCATAATCATAGAATTTTAATTCTTCTATTTCGGTGGTTTCCAATTTATTGATTTCGTGATAAATCTGTGCTAATTTATCATTGCTCGTGGCTCTAAAATATTTACCACCTGTTTTTCTGGCAATGCTTTTCATTAGTTGTTCATCAATCTCCACCTTCATCATTCGGAAAATCAATTGTCCGTTTGGCCCAAGTGCATACGGTGATTCTGCCATTCCATTGGTTCCAATTCCGATAGTGTACACTTTGATTCCGAATTGCTGTGCGATGTCCGAAGCAGTGTCTGGCTCGATAAATCCGGCGTTATTAACACCATCTGTCATCAGAATAATCACCTTACTTTTGGCTTTACTGTCTTTCAGACGGTTTACGGCGGTGGCCAATCCCATCCCGATTCCCGTTCCATCCACCAAAATATTATCATACTTTATACTTTTGATAGCTTCCTGAATAACGGCTTTGTCGCTTGTAACCGGGGATTTGGTATATGCTTCAGAAGCATAAACCACCAATCCTATTCTGTCGTTTGGTCGTTCATCCACAAAATCGGCTGCAATACTTTTTAGCGCTTGCATTCGATCTGGTTTAAAATCCCTAGCCAACATACTCCCAGAGACGTCAATTGCTAAAACGATATCGATTCCCTTCGTAGTTTTTGTTTTATTGCTAATGTCAACCGTTCTGGGTCTTGCCAATGCTATGATCAAAAAAGACAATGCCAATAATCGTAAAACGTCCAATCCTGGTTTTAATTTTGTCAACAAAGATTCTGATCCTTTGAATCCTTGAAGCGAACTTATTTTTAGTGTCGCCGATTGTTGATTTCTTTTCCAAACAAGCCAAACAATAGCCAATGGTATTAAAAGAAACAACCAAAAAAATTCCGGATTTAAAAAGGTTATTTTTTCCATTAGTTACCTGCTAATTTAAGTTCTACAGAATTCATCACTCGGTCCGTCAATTCCGTTGCATATCGATCCCCTTCTTCATGAAGAATCATAATTTGCTGTAATCCGCCTGCTTGACCAAAAAGCAGAATTTCATAATACATTTTGGTGCTGGATTGACTATTCCCGTCAATTCTTGTAAAAGTTCCGTATCCTTTTTTACCCGTTATACCACTATTGGTCTGGAAATCCTCTTCTTTTACAATCATATTTTGTGCGCCTTGAGTCTCCAATATTTTCAAAGAACTTTCAATACCTTTGGACAAATCAAGTGTTGTCTCCTGTTTGAATTTCATTGTAGAAACCATGATGTAAAAATTATCCAACAGGCTTCCATACCCAAAAGACTGCATCTCTTTTATAAGTGCCATTCCGTCTTTTGGTAATGTTTTGGTTAAATCGATTCGTTTTAAAACCTTTGGCGCTTCTATGACAACACCTGGATTTCCATACTCACTTTTAACCCATTCTCCCTCAACCAATTCTTTCGTCGGATGTCCAAGAATATTATCTTTTACATAATTAAATCCTTTGGTTACAACAAAGAAAAATGTAGTGGCAAACAATAAGAAAACAACAGAACCAACAGCAATTGCTATACGTTGGTTTCTTTTTTTCTTAAGCATGATTTGGATTTGCTTTTGTCTTTGAGCTTCATTCAATATGGAATCTTCCTCAATTGGAACTTCTACAGGAATGGCTTCATCAAGTGTCAAAATCGCTTTTTGAATTTTATTTCTATCTTCGGTGATTTCAAATTCCAAAGGTTTTGACTTGGCAAATTTCACTAAATCGGCCTGTTTCAAAACGGTAAAT belongs to Flavobacterium gilvum and includes:
- a CDS encoding vWA domain-containing protein; this encodes MEKITFLNPEFFWLFLLIPLAIVWLVWKRNQQSATLKISSLQGFKGSESLLTKLKPGLDVLRLLALSFLIIALARPRTVDISNKTKTTKGIDIVLAIDVSGSMLARDFKPDRMQALKSIAADFVDERPNDRIGLVVYASEAYTKSPVTSDKAVIQEAIKSIKYDNILVDGTGIGMGLATAVNRLKDSKAKSKVIILMTDGVNNAGFIEPDTASDIAQQFGIKVYTIGIGTNGMAESPYALGPNGQLIFRMMKVEIDEQLMKSIARKTGGKYFRATSNDKLAQIYHEINKLETTEIEELKFYDYDEKFRPFALIAGFLLLLEIGLRNTVYRSFL
- a CDS encoding VWA domain-containing protein, which translates into the protein MELDESKYLYLLFILPVVAVLFLFNLYWKRKKQREFGDLEVIKRLSPERSVFKPFLKLTVLLLGLIALILGLVNPKIGTKVETVKREGIDIVFALDVSKSMLCEDVAPSRLEKSKQIVSQIINQLGNDRIGIVAYAGNAFPVLPITTDYSVAKMFLQSTNTDMVSSVGTSLDEAIKTSATFFDDKKTSKLLIMISDGEDHSEGAEAAAEEANKLGIKIITIGVGTEKGGTIPLKRNGVVESYKRDNEGNIVVTKLDAKNLEAIGKATKGGYVYGNNTKEVLEYIKAALDKIQKTEFEATQMADFQSQFQWFLGFGFVLLFVDVFFLERKTSWVNKLNLFNENK
- a CDS encoding tetratricopeptide repeat protein, with the protein product MKNRIIYLLLLLLTFVANAQEKDKVLPKANEEYVAKNFADAEADYRISHSKFPGRTVSSYNLGNSIYRQNQFSESKFAYANALKSLKTRPQKHKAFHNMGNVFMKEKDYTQAVEAYKNALRNDPTDEETRYNYALAKKMLKDNPPPKNDKNKDKNKDKDKDKNKDKKDDKNDKNKDNNKDKKDDKKEGDQNKKEDKPKNDQGQPKPKPSDISKQRTDNLLDAVNNEEKKIQDKVNANKMKGSPVKTEKDW
- a CDS encoding GxxExxY protein; protein product: MSENDISKIVFESALKVHQVLGPGLLESAYEECLFYELKKHNLKIEKQKQLPLVYEDVKLDAGYRIDIIIENKFIVEIKSVEALNDVHLAQLLTYLRLSNCKLGLLINFNVNLLKNGVKRVINGTL